The genomic DNA ATGGGGCCTAAAAGTAGCATTCAGGTCCGATTACAACAGTCATGGAGAAAACTTTAAAGTAGTATCATAGCAGTCAGACAGCAGATTCAAGTTTTGTCTTCCTTCcttcataaaaaatgtattcttcCTCAGTAAATACTCCTGAGAATATGAAATATGCCTTCTGTGAATCACATTCAGCTAGAGAAATGGTTACTTCTAGCGCTTGCACAATAATCAATCAGGTCACTGCCTCTAAGGCCATTGTCACTAGCCCAAAAATACTGAGAGGACATTGCACAACTATTTGGAACAAAGTAAAATTTAAactctgctttttttgtgtcagtTGACTGTAGTAAACTTCAAATTTCATGACAAATTGACTCGTTCCATGTATATAACATTAAAGCTAAAATTGCTACATCAATAACCGTATTTAAATGGCCGTGTGAGGCACTGAGACCTTTCCTGGCTGTGTGATGCAATTTAAAGTACATTCACTGGCCAAAAGAACAAGAATACATCAGTAAACACGCCAAGTTATAAAACTAATCGAAAATATCTTCAACCCATTAATGAGAGGTATCCAGTTCTCAGCCACTCACTTAGAATATTGGCAGGTTGTGAGGAGGCTGGAGATGGCCCGCTGCCCTGTGATGTGCCCAAGTTAGTTGTTGAGCTTGTGTTGGCAGAACTGGCATTGCTGCTGTTCCCCTGTGGTGTTCCAGGGCTGGAGACAGATGCCTGTGAACTACCACCACCTGTAGCCCTGAACAGAAAGAATGTACATACCAAGAATGAAATTACATGCCAATAATCAGTTAACATCAAGAGCTAATTTGAACTGGCATGTTACAGATATCTCAATTAGGGTATGAATTACTCTCTGTATAAGTGATAGGTACTACCATTaatatgcaagtgtgtgtgattgggttGATCCAAGTGCATAAGTTTTGCGGTCTTACTTTTGTGCAGTTTTGATGACAAGGTGGACAGTTAGTCCATCTTTGATGCCATGCTGATTTAGTGTGTCACCATCTTTCAGGATTTTCCCAGCAAATATCAAGACCAACTGATCCTGTTTAGCCTTGAATCTCTTCGAGATTTCTTCTTTAAACTgttgacaaaaagaaaatacattgtCATAACTATAAGGCAACCGACAGATGACGTTAAGTCTCGTGCGCACGATGACAAATTGTAAGTAACTGATGACGACAGTGATGTCTAGCGTGTGATCAAGGGTTAATGTATCTTTAACTCGAAACCGTAAAGAATGACTCGTCAACAACAAATGGGGCAAGAACAAATAtcccaaaacaaaactcaatgtAGCTGCAATGTAGTTCAAATGAAACCGAGAAGCAgttcagacaaaataaaaacgacaaaacgaaaacaaaagtcTGCTTGATCACTCCCCGTGAGCAACTAGAACCTTCTCCCTGAAACCGGCAAGTTAGCTACCTAGGTAGCAAGCAAGCTCATTTAAATAGAGCCAGTATGAAAAGCGTTTCGGTTTGACCACCACCAGACTAGTAAACATAATCATTTCATAccataaactgaaaataaatgagagtCAGTTAACAATAAGTGGATCGTTAAATGTCGCCATAAACCACCATCGACCATCAACCGAGCCCCATCCTATTTTTACTACGAAGAATCATCTCATTGGCTGCCGCCATAGCCGGGTACGACAGCTAACAACTAGCTCGGTGGCTAACATAGCGTCACGTCAGACGGTTTCATACCGTCAAAATAACATTACGATTTCAGAATACTAGCCTTGTATATATCAATAACAACACTTTAAACCATATACCATGTGAAAAGTGGTCTGACAAGCCATTTCCCGGCGAGTTAAAACTCAATGGCGTGAACCCTGTCGCAATTATCGTCGTAAGCCAACGAGCTAACCAGTGCTAACTAACCGACTAGGCTGGGTAGCCATTCATGTCGCATAGATAGCGATCACAAAACAGTCTTTTATATGACCAAGAATACCTGTGCCACAGATGAATCTTCAGAGATTGCTATTTCCTCTTTATCCTTCGGTGTTTTAACTGTGACCATGATTATGGTCCCGCTTGTGGTAGCATTTTCATCAGCGTTTGTTTCCACGGCAGGATCAGAGCCGCTGTTCTCCGCCATCTTTACTCCTCTTTTACTTCATTACATCATGGAACCAACAAGAATCGAAAACTGTGGGGAGCACACGTGTTTCCAATGTTTTTTTATGACGGCGCCATCAAGTGGTGTGAAGGTGTTATTATATTAGAAGTGGAGCATCACAAAGGGACCAGCCGTAGCCCAGATTCTTGGTTTACATGGTGTTTTAAGGCACAAGTGTACCAAATGCCTTAGTGCCACTTAATAACATATATTTGAACGTTTGAATACCTTAGCTGAACCGCATTGCTTTATTTAAATTCTGCACTGTTTGCTGTTTTAGCCTGAGTAGGCAGGCTACCCTTGTGGAAAAAAAGTGTACTGAAGTGCGCTTCGGAGAAGTGTAGCCTACCATTAATGCCCACATCGCACTTCAGTGTGTACCAAATGAACTATTTTGGAACAACTTATTGGAGCTTAAGTATATTCGTTAGTTATATTTGATTTAAATTCTAATATCAATTAAATACACCAAATACTactttaatatgttattttagaACACTTAAGTTGTACTAAAAACGGTTAAGTACATACTTCAAGAATATTAAATAAGTGTTGTTGTAGTTATCTTTCACAATATTTTTTGTAAGTGTTAAAAAAGATAGATATACTGAACTAAAACTTAATTGTGTCCAGATAACATTTACAAGTCACTGAAAGACTTCTAAAGATACATTTATGTATCACTCTAATAGGTCAGAAGTATGTTACTGATCCTATAAAGTTTATTCCCAAGCAACATGTTCCCAGCATACTTTTGAACAGTGTATTTCTAACAGCTATGCTCTTAGTACTGCTGCAaaccagattttctttttaaatgatatcACTAGTTTTGCACTTTATAAGAACACATGTTTAGCAATACTGTATgttaaacaaagagaaaacctAAATTATGATATGCTATGAGGGGAAGTACATTATTTGGGACGACAGTTACATTCACGATGCACAGATAATGTTCAACCATCACACAAattaatcaacacaacacaaagactagatGATGAACGATACACATACATTACTGCTAGACAAAAgtggaaacataaactgaacaataaagaaCCGGGTCAGGTAGATAAGTAACAATCCATcgcccaaggcatgctgggaagctccgcccatctaccccccccccccccccccccgcccccagcACGCTACAGTTCTCCCTTTTGAGTAGTTTAGTACAGATATAAATAGTATGGTAATATATACTCATGGTACACTGAATCACTGCTCAAATCCATTGTCTTCTTGGTGTTAAAATTAGGAACAATATAATGGCAGTTAAGTTCACTGTTGTCTAAAGATCACCTTTTTTTTACACGCTTTGCTTCAAGTAGAATGCACTGCAAATGCATTCAGTTGTAGAGTTTGAGTGTATTTATGTACGACTTGAAGTGAGTAAAAAGTTACTtgaaaaaatgcatgaaaaaaaaacattccatcaaaaacactttatttaaaagaatgcGAAGATGTGACATGTCTGGACATTGGGTTAAAATTTGCCTCAGCCGaacaaaaagccaaaacagccaaacaaaagattTAGTGATATCCccaaaagttaaaagttaaactgagaatattttgtcttttaattatcaattaaaaatattcatttagaacatactttttgaaaacacatcaaAGTATTCTTAAAgtacatgtaaataaaatacattcagttAACATACTTTTATTACTCTTTGTGTACTTCAGATATACTACTAACAATTTAAGTATACTACTTTTTCATAAAGGCACTCTCAACAGTTTGATTTAGAATCGCTAACACTAAAATACAGTTCGTCCTTTGTTTGGGCTGTCCTCCAAATTTATGCACTTACCCCTGTCAAACACGGATGAAAAGCAAGTATATCTAATCGTGCCCTTCTGTTGTGCGTAATCTTATGAGTCACTTTTTCCAACAAACGCGTTATAAAAACGCCAAGCAAAGGCCAGTACTTTGTCTATGTCTTCAGTGTTCAGTGAAAAAGCAACATTAATCATAAAGTTATTTCTTTATTACTGCTAGCTGTAGCACATCAAGTAAGTACTCTTGAAGAATGCCTTTATATTCTGTCAATCATAGGTTCATAGTGTTTAAAAATTTGTGACCAATCACTTGTGGATAACTTGAGAATAATTctgacattttctttgaaaaaaattcTTGACATGTTATTTAACTTTCACAAACAGTTATTTTTCAGTAGTCAACccagaggagggaaaaaaaaaatcaatttaaaatttGTGTAACAACACCTTACAATGTTACAACATAGGCTACCTAATCTAATTATTTACTAATATGACTAGAGTATCTTACGCATTTTTGCAttattgtgtttgtctgctgtttttaaGGACATGGGCAGGACTACTCAGAAAGTTCTTTTAATCACATTACTTGTCCTGTGAGTATTTGCAGCAATGTCACCCAATTCTTCAATAAGTCTTAATACTGAAAAAGCTTTATAAATCTTAATCTTCAATAAGTCTTAATATTGAAAAAGCTTTGTAAGTCTTAATCTTGAATAAGTCTTAATATTGAATAAGGTGAAATGCGCACTGGATATTACATTTGTCCTTCAAATCTCCATGCTTTGCAAACTCTGACACTAAAGGGGACCAGGGTACGCCTAGCGTACATAAGCTTTCGGCTCCCCTTGTGCCTTGGTAAATATAGAAAGGATGAGATCGatgttgtttgctttttgtgtgtaCAGTAGCCTTAGTAACAACTCCAGAATTTTATCTCCTCACAGTAATTTTCACCCAGGCACAAAAAACCATGAATTCTTGAAATGTGATTTACTCTCTAAATaccaaaatatttcatttacacTGATCATTAACTAGTTCAGCAGCAATATGTggaataaaatgcattttcctGCCTTTTGCACGAGTCTCATGCGATATGTAAACAGTGTTTACCGAAATATCGTACTAGAAATATTTGAGCAGACTTTTTTAGCACAATTATACAGATCTCGTAACATGTaggtctttctcttctcctagGTGTAGATTTACCAGTATGACTGTGGACATTTAGTGAAACATTTTGGCGACTGGGTCATGATAAACTTGACATCACCAAAActtaaaatgttttgcaaaCAAAAGCTACATAGGATTGTATGAATTTCTTGAGATTCAAGTTGTCTGATCAGTAAAGCTGAAGGATATGACAGAAATTCCcacaaagaaatcaacaaaaaatATAACCAACACCTGGGATTGGTTTAAGCTTATCCTGAGCGATGATTAAACTCATCCTGAAGTTTAACCATTGTTGGCAAAGTGTGCAGCCAAGCCTCTGTTAGTCGCCTAAAAAGCAAACAAGATTATCCACAATAtctcatttgtttctttggGTTTCTCAGTGTTCTCACTACTTTCTTGACGCATTATATAACAACAGACTCTCTTTGTGGGGGTAGTTCCAACTGTAAATAATGGAGAGGCAAACACCCTTTGCTGTTGCTTTGGTAACAAattctgctttattttaaagCAAATTGTCCCTTATTTTTCTAGTTAAAAGATAGACTTGGAGCTTAAAGAACAagacatatttatattttactgCTCTGGAATTGCGCATCTAATGGAGCCAGTGTGCAGTCTCTGCTCTGTCACAGAGTTTTACCCATTTGTTCTCAACAGCAAAATAGTCATGATTTTTATCCATCACAGCAAAAAGTAAAGTGGGgggtatattttttaaaatgtcattttttctgtCATGGTTTGAACATATTTTGTGCAGCAGACAAGTATACACTAACTTGATGAGAAACTGACATGCACGCACAGTGTGGCACAAAAGTAGATTATGCCTAAGACCTGTaagcaatttttaaaaaaattttcaGGTCTTTGCATGCATTTGAATTGAAATaattgaaaaacacaaacaacagaacacTTAAACGATATCTGTTGTCGCATCCATGAATCTACAGAATGTCTCACAGTGGGAACAATGGAAGCCCTCAGACCTTCAATGATAAAGACACACTCAACCTCCCTGAGTCTTACCAGAACGATTGGATGAGTCTCCTTGATGACAACAAATTCATCTCAGACATCACTATCCCTGGCACCCACGACACCATGGCCCTTCACGGAGGCCCTGCGGCTGAATGCCAGGCATGGAAGCTAGAGGACCAGCTGAAGGCTGGGATTCGCTACCTCGACCTTCGCGTGTTTGCTTTTGAGGGCGAGTTGTACACAATGCATGGAGTGATGTATGAGCATTCAACCCTCAACAGAGTTCTAGATACAGTGACGCAGTTTTTGTCAGAATTCAGAAGTGAGACTGTTCTCGTTAGGATTAAGCCAGATTTGTTTAATAAGGACGAGGTTCAAGAGATGGTAGAGCAGGTAATAAAGGGATATGACAATGTTTGGGTAGACTCTGCAATACCAACAGTAGGTCAAGTTCGAGGAATGATTGTCTTTGTGCAGAAATCAAGCTTTCAGCTTGGCATTCCTGAGAAGGAAACAGATACAAAGGGTGACTATGAAGTTATACACATTTCACACAAGGAGGAAGAAACTGCTCAGCACTTGAAACAGGCTGTGACAGAGTGTGGGCGTGATTTTGTTGTGCTGACCTACTCAAGTGGTACAGGCATTGGTACATTTGAGGGAATGTTTTTAACACCCAAGAAAGTGGCTGAAAAAATGGATCCTTGGCTGTATGACTATTTGAAGAATCTTTCTGCTGGGGAGTCCGGACAATGTTTTGGCATCATAGCTATGGACTTCCCAGGACTTGATCTCATTCAAATGGTCATCAGTCTCAATATGTGAAAAAAAGGTGCTCTAAGCATGCCTTGTCTTACTATCTCAAAGAAGACAAAGATGCTCAGTGATACAGACAGCCGCATGTAAAATGATTCAGAGGAAGATGGTGTGTGGTGAAATTCAGTAATCAATTTAGTCCATTAAATGTGCTTTATATCTGGGTGGTCTGGCTTACCTGTCCTCAGCTCAGTCTCTAGTAAGGTTTGTTAAGTTagaatgacttttttcttggTGACATACGCTGATTTTCAATTACTGGTCAGTCATATCTGGTTATTACTGACCTATGACTCGTTTAAAACCCATAGAATCATGGACATCACTGTGGCTATAAgttgtttctcatttcattgAGTTAGTCTAAAAGTATGTTTGCTTAATATCCTTTAAGGGAAGAAATGTGTCCTCTTGCTTGCATGTTTAAGCACTATTGGATAATAGAATTGTCCTTCTGTCAATACAAATGATACTATCAGTAGTAAATGGAATGACTACCaatctttgaaaataaagtaactGCATGAGTGAACTAG from Chanos chanos chromosome 8, fChaCha1.1, whole genome shotgun sequence includes the following:
- the LOC115819677 gene encoding uncharacterized protein LOC115819677 — translated: MSHSGNNGSPQTFNDKDTLNLPESYQNDWMSLLDDNKFISDITIPGTHDTMALHGGPAAECQAWKLEDQLKAGIRYLDLRVFAFEGELYTMHGVMYEHSTLNRVLDTVTQFLSEFRSETVLVRIKPDLFNKDEVQEMVEQVIKGYDNVWVDSAIPTVGQVRGMIVFVQKSSFQLGIPEKETDTKGDYEVIHISHKEEETAQHLKQAVTECGRDFVVLTYSSGTGIGTFEGMFLTPKKVAEKMDPWLYDYLKNLSAGESGQCFGIIAMDFPGLDLIQMVISLNM